From Drosophila suzukii chromosome Y unlocalized genomic scaffold, CBGP_Dsuzu_IsoJpt1.0 scf_Y1, whole genome shotgun sequence, one genomic window encodes:
- the LOC139353935 gene encoding uncharacterized protein, producing MAELKEEVRQTRREISVISQKLDILADKVAEVTAIWKASFTPDKEITGAVPFPLKTEKELDAFENSLTPELIGFYTKKISKIIGNKPLSKRFKLVIAEEMINNYNLDGSNGKKSLRSRALAKDSKDPDKCLRKAK from the exons ATGGCAGAGTTGAAAG AAGAGGTTCGCCAAACCCGCAGGGAGATCTCTGTAATATCGCAGAAGCTCGACATTTTGGCGGACAAAGTGGCGGAAGTCACCGCGATTTGGAAGGCATCGTTCACTCCAGACAAGGAGATTACGGGCGCGGTACCGTTTCCGTTAAAAACGGAAAAGGAACTAGATGCGTTCGAAAATTCCTTGACCCCGGAGCTCATCGGTTTTTAC ACAAAGAAAATATCCAAAATAATTGGTAACAAACCGCTGTCAAAAAGGTTCAAGCTGGTCATAGCCGAAGAAATGATTAATAACTACAATTTGGACGGGTCCAACGGGAAGAAGTCCCTCCGATCCC gagcgttggccaaggactCCAAGGACCCGGACAAATGTTTGCGAAAAGCTAAGTAG